The following is a genomic window from Alkaliphilus sp. B6464.
CGACAGTTAGATGATATTCGACTTAGCTAATTAGAGTGAAAATCATTATATATTTTATATTTTTATCAAATATTTATATTTCTTTATTGATTCTATACTTTTTATGTTGCTATAATACAGTTAGTTAGTTTTATTAATAATATTTACATATAGGAGGTACTTATAATGGCTTATAAAATTTCAGATGCATGTATTAGTTGTGGTGCTTGTGAACCAGAATGTCCAGTAAGTGTTATTTCAGCTGGAGATACACAATACGTAATCGATCCAGAAGGCTGTATCGAATGCGGTGCATGTGCTAACGTTTGTCCAGTAGATGCTCCACAAGCAGAATAATATTTATTAAACAAAAAAGGTTAGAGTACTCTAGCCTTTTTTTATTATAATTATACATAAATATCTAATTTTCGAATTATTGACATTTATTTAATGAATCAGTAGACTAGTAATATTTTAAGTACTTTAAATTTAAAAGCTTAGAGTTTAAAATCGAGTGCACATAGGTCCATGTGATAGCACAAGACGAATTTTAAGGAGGGTTTAAATGACAATTTTTTTAAAAAAGAAGACCTTATTTATGCTCATTACAATTTTATCTATTTCCAGCATATTAGTAGGATGTGTAGAAAAAAATGTTAAAGCAGACGAACTTCTGCCTCAGTCTATTGAAGTAATGAGGACATTAGACAGTTACCTATCTGACGTTCAGGTTATTTTCACTTCCGAAGCTAATGAAGGCGGAGAAGTAAATATGAATGCTATTATTACTTACAATAAAGAGCCTTTTGCCTATTCTAATGTTCAAGAAATAACTAGTACTAATAAAAGTCCAAACAATCCACTAGACAAGCTTATTCTTTCTCTTCTAGCAAAAGATGGAGTTGTATATACAAACAATTCAATTACAGGATTATGGATAGACGAAACAGACCCTGAGCTTGTTAAGGAAGTAGAAAATAATGCAGACTTATTTCAAAATTTTAATATAGATCAGTTTACAGATTTAGAAGTAATATCTATAAATAAAAATAAGGTAACTATTAAAGCAACCGCTAATAACTCAACTTTTCTTAAAAGTCTACTAGCCTCCTTTAATACAGAAACTTCTGGATATGTAGAAATGATTATAGATATAGATACTAAATATATGGAATCATTCACATACTATCCGAAAATTGATGCTAAATCAGGTGAACAAAACAAAATAACTATAAAAACTAAAGATTTTAATAATGCTGATGAAGTTGTAATTCCAAAAGAGGCCTTATACGAATAAAAAAGTAGGAAATTAGCTTTCCTACTTTTTTTCTCTATTTAGCATTTCTAATTTTACAAGAAACTTTAATATAGCCTTTTCTTCATTAAATGTAAAATCGTTAAGTAAAGAGAAAATCATCTGTTTCTCTTTATCTGTAATTTCTTCAAATACTCTTCTACCCTTATCCGTTAATTGTAAAAAATATGCTCTTTTATCATCGTCACTTCTACTCTTAACTACATAGTCTTGAATAATCAATCGATTAATTATTGTCTTGAAAGCATTACGATCTATATTTATTATATCCATTACTTCAAACATCTTCTTACCTTCTCCATGTCCTAGTAATTTTAGGATTAAAAGATCAGTAATAGACAGATAGAATCCATTGTTGTTAACGCCTTTTTTATCTAATACAATAATATTACTAATTAATTTTTCCAAATATTCATGTATTTGGGCATAATAATTTCTCATAGAATCACTCTTGTTTATTATTTTCTGCTTCTCTTTCATTCAATAGGTATGACAACGTAAATAAGCTTTCACTAAGATGCACATTTTCTACTATAATGTCTTTTGGTACCTTTAGATCTGTAGGTGCAAAGTTCCAAATTCCTTTAACATTTTTTTCATTAAGCTTATCTACTATACCTTGGGCAAATTCTTTTGGTGTACAAACAACAGCAATATCCACATGATTATCTAAAGTAAACTGTTCTAATTCATCTACATCACGAAATGGAATATCTCTAATTTTCATTCCTATCAATTTAGGATTTATATCAAACAGTGCTAATAGCTCAAAACCAGACTTTTCAAAGCTAGTATAGTTAGCAATTGCCTGCCCTAAATTACCAGCCCCGATGATAATTAATTTATAGGTTTTATCTAAACCTAATATTTTACCAATTTCATTATATAATTCTTCAACATTATATCCATACCCCTGTTGTCCAAATCCACCAAAACAATTTAAATCTTGACGAATTTGAGATGCGGTAAAACCTATTAATCTGCTTAACTCTTTTGACGAGATACGGTAAATTTCTTTGTCTAATAATTCTTTTAAATACCTATGATATTTTGGTAATCTTCTAATTACTGCCATGGAAATATTGGCAAGACTTTTATTATTCACATTCATCAACTCCCATTATTAAATATTTTATTTATAATACATCCAATATAATTGCACCTTCACGCTCAAATTATGCTTATTAAATAAAGTAGATACCATTATTATGACATTTAATAAACAAATTGTCACTGATTAATGTACCCATTTAATAGCTTTTAAAAACTATGAACATTAAGTTTAAGCTATTTATAAATATAATAAGCCTTTAATTTAAAAATTATAACAGTCTTTTTTTCTAGTGTCAATGTATCTTTGATATAATGTTATCATCTATTGCTTTAAATAAGTTACTTTTTTTGTTAAAATGAACATACGTTAAATGTAATTTTTAGGAGGAAAAATCTATGATTGTCTTATCTTGTAATAATATATGTAAATCCTTTGGTATAGATATAATTCTGAATAATATTAGCTTTAGTATAAATAAAGGCGAGAAGGTTGGCCTTGTAGGAGTTAATGGTGCCGGTAAATCTACCCTCTTTAAGATTTTAACCAATCAACTGTCGTATGATACAGGGGAATTATTTATTTCTAAATCTACTACAATTGGTCATCTAGAACAAAGTACAATATTAAATGAAAATTCTAGTATTATGGAAGAATGTATGAGTATATTTCAACATTTAATCGATATGGAGCAAAACCTGCGCAGTCTAGAAATAGACATTGCTAACTTGAGTAATAATGAAGAACAATCACATTACCTAGATGAAGCTATGCATAAGTATTCCATTTTACTAGAAGAATTTAATGAAAAAAATGGATACGGCTTTCGTAGTGAAATAAAAGGTGTATTAAAGGGATTGGGCTTTTTAGATGAAGAATTTGTGCAACCCATATATCAATTAAGTGGCGGACAGAAAACACGTGTAGCCTTAGCAAAGCTTTTGCTAACTCATCCTGATCTTTTATTATTGGACGAGCCTACAAACCACTTAGATATTGAAGCCGTTGAGTGGCTTGAAGGTTTTTTAAGAGATTATGATGGAACTATATTAATGATATCTCATGATCGTTATTTTCTGGATCAAATGGTTAATAGAATTTTTGAAATTGAAAATCATAGCCTAACTAGCTACAATGGTAATTTTTCAATATTTATGGAAAAGAAAAGAATCTTAATAGAGCAACAAATAAAAGAGTATATAGAACAACAAAAAGAGCTGGATAGACAAAAAGATATAGTTAGAAGACTTAGGCAGCACGGAACAGAAAAGCTAATGAATAGGGCAAAAAGTCGCGAAAAACAATTAGAGAAGATAGAACAAATGGAGGCCCCTATAGTATATAGAAATAAAGCGTTTATTCGTTTTGAAGCTCAAGTAAAAAGCGGTAACGATGTTTTATCTTTACAGAATGTTAGCAAAAGTTTTAATAACAATATGTTGTTTGAAAATGTTGCCTTTGATATATATAAAGGAGAAAAGGTTGCCTTAATTGGTCCTAATGGAATAGGTAAATCTACATTATTTAAAATAATATTAGATGAGTTTAAGGCTAATAGCGGAAATATACGGTTAGGTCACAATGTTTTTACTGGCTACTATGATCAAGAACAAAAAAATCTTAATTATAGTAAAACCGCCTTAGATGAAATTTGGGACGACCATATTAATTTAAATCAAACAGAAGTACGAACACTTCTGGGATCCTTTCTTTTTAAAGGTGATGATGTTTTTAAAACAGTAGAATCCTTAAGTGGTGGCGAAAAGGGGAGACTTTCTCTGCTTAAGCTTATTTTATCCAAATCTAATTTACTACTATTAGATGAGCCAACTAACCACTTAGATATTGACTCTAAAGAAGTTTTAGAGGAAGCATTGATAAATTACGATGGTACAGTATTTGTTATCTCCCATGATCGTTATTTTTTAAATAGGGTGGCTACTAAAATTATAGAACTTAGTCCAAATGGTAATGAAACCTATCTTGGTAATTATGACTACTATACTCAAAAGAAAAAAGAAAAGTTATCAATGAATGAACCTGAAGCAAAAGAAGAAAAAACAAAAACACAGTTAAAAGAAGAAAAAAGAAAAGAAAGAGAAGAAAGAGAAAACTTAAGAGCCATAGCTAAAACTCAAAAAAAACTTGAGGCAGAAATTTTAGAGTTAGAAGAAAAAATAAATGAATTAGAAGAATTAAT
Proteins encoded in this region:
- a CDS encoding 4Fe-4S binding protein, with product MAYKISDACISCGACEPECPVSVISAGDTQYVIDPEGCIECGACANVCPVDAPQAE
- a CDS encoding MarR family winged helix-turn-helix transcriptional regulator; protein product: MRNYYAQIHEYLEKLISNIIVLDKKGVNNNGFYLSITDLLILKLLGHGEGKKMFEVMDIINIDRNAFKTIINRLIIQDYVVKSRSDDDKRAYFLQLTDKGRRVFEEITDKEKQMIFSLLNDFTFNEEKAILKFLVKLEMLNREKK
- a CDS encoding redox-sensing transcriptional repressor Rex, with translation MAVIRRLPKYHRYLKELLDKEIYRISSKELSRLIGFTASQIRQDLNCFGGFGQQGYGYNVEELYNEIGKILGLDKTYKLIIIGAGNLGQAIANYTSFEKSGFELLALFDINPKLIGMKIRDIPFRDVDELEQFTLDNHVDIAVVCTPKEFAQGIVDKLNEKNVKGIWNFAPTDLKVPKDIIVENVHLSESLFTLSYLLNEREAENNKQE
- a CDS encoding ABC-F family ATP-binding cassette domain-containing protein, with product MIVLSCNNICKSFGIDIILNNISFSINKGEKVGLVGVNGAGKSTLFKILTNQLSYDTGELFISKSTTIGHLEQSTILNENSSIMEECMSIFQHLIDMEQNLRSLEIDIANLSNNEEQSHYLDEAMHKYSILLEEFNEKNGYGFRSEIKGVLKGLGFLDEEFVQPIYQLSGGQKTRVALAKLLLTHPDLLLLDEPTNHLDIEAVEWLEGFLRDYDGTILMISHDRYFLDQMVNRIFEIENHSLTSYNGNFSIFMEKKRILIEQQIKEYIEQQKELDRQKDIVRRLRQHGTEKLMNRAKSREKQLEKIEQMEAPIVYRNKAFIRFEAQVKSGNDVLSLQNVSKSFNNNMLFENVAFDIYKGEKVALIGPNGIGKSTLFKIILDEFKANSGNIRLGHNVFTGYYDQEQKNLNYSKTALDEIWDDHINLNQTEVRTLLGSFLFKGDDVFKTVESLSGGEKGRLSLLKLILSKSNLLLLDEPTNHLDIDSKEVLEEALINYDGTVFVISHDRYFLNRVATKIIELSPNGNETYLGNYDYYTQKKKEKLSMNEPEAKEEKTKTQLKEEKRKEREERENLRAIAKTQKKLEAEILELEEKINELEELMCREEIYSNEEKSKEVHQETQKLKESLELLYSEWEEIIDM